The following are from one region of the Desulfonatronum thiosulfatophilum genome:
- a CDS encoding AfsR/SARP family transcriptional regulator produces MRKVPLTRLLKPFQVCYRHGLWDQYARLMEDFGADWLLDLHLPRLGMHVMPLLHVVKGFAGTARIRFLIDVFQGTADQEKLLAYHREFHEAGDALYATAAIEMGVFHIWSSGNSLQRLENWNLLVDETLKLTEVSHPAAAGLWLEKAFIVMLCKGDFESALHYAKFANNQAAHAGSPSLMLRAAWISGMPLTFTGDFPALRILVDDALPLCAVDDASFGAVSQLKTLDGLLNYFEGRCFEAEDKFRQILAYPMAEHLPVSARLLISGPLLMTVSELGKKEDAEELSNELRREAVPQRNHYFCACVHYCLGVYELILGRPYEALLHANEGMERGNLSNGPLPASQNALVAAQALVDLGRTDEAESFLLQWITQWRQTGFQYFAACGAMEMVRLQIRKGDTARAWEFHDLGMRLSTNGQSLRVVNRPPGFMENLRRELQFKEKSTFSWSDSEGVVVHVQTLGDFVMTVGNQILYDRKWRGERTKLLLKALIVNGGTKVSKELLVDLLWPDKDGDMAANNLKVAISRLRKLVNRVLGDQVNWLVVTDSRVSMVKRLCRVDCLSFQEMLQDALHAECAVDDLAGILDGYTGDFIPADVTGQWIDEYRQRLRKEYVQGVVYLAQRCLLTGESEKALEYLLRVQNMSMINEQIFALLMQTYLNMGYPSDALAVFRQARFRLKKDYDVLPGTTLLSLARQAREAV; encoded by the coding sequence ATGCGAAAGGTACCTCTGACCCGGCTGCTTAAACCTTTCCAGGTCTGCTACCGGCACGGCCTTTGGGATCAGTACGCTAGATTGATGGAAGATTTCGGCGCTGACTGGCTGCTGGATCTGCACCTGCCCAGGTTGGGCATGCATGTCATGCCGCTGCTGCATGTGGTCAAGGGCTTCGCGGGAACGGCCCGGATACGTTTTCTCATTGATGTCTTCCAGGGGACGGCGGACCAGGAGAAGCTGCTGGCATATCACCGGGAATTTCATGAAGCCGGGGATGCTCTTTATGCAACCGCGGCCATCGAGATGGGCGTGTTCCATATCTGGAGCAGCGGAAACTCCCTTCAACGTCTGGAAAACTGGAACCTGCTCGTCGACGAAACACTAAAATTGACCGAAGTCTCTCATCCGGCGGCTGCCGGCTTATGGCTTGAAAAAGCCTTCATCGTGATGCTGTGCAAAGGAGATTTCGAATCCGCGCTGCACTATGCGAAATTCGCAAATAATCAGGCCGCTCACGCCGGTTCCCCATCCCTGATGCTGCGAGCGGCCTGGATATCCGGGATGCCCCTCACCTTTACCGGTGACTTTCCGGCCCTCCGAATTCTTGTTGATGACGCGCTTCCGCTCTGCGCGGTGGATGACGCATCCTTCGGGGCCGTGTCCCAGCTCAAGACTCTGGACGGGCTGCTGAACTACTTCGAGGGGAGATGCTTCGAAGCGGAGGATAAATTCCGTCAGATATTGGCCTATCCCATGGCGGAGCATCTTCCCGTTTCCGCCCGGCTGCTGATCTCGGGTCCTCTGCTGATGACGGTTTCCGAGCTGGGGAAGAAGGAAGATGCCGAAGAACTGTCCAATGAACTCCGCCGAGAGGCGGTTCCGCAACGCAATCATTATTTTTGCGCATGTGTCCACTACTGCCTCGGCGTCTACGAACTGATCCTCGGAAGACCCTACGAAGCGTTGCTGCATGCGAACGAAGGCATGGAGCGGGGCAATCTCAGCAATGGCCCGCTGCCCGCAAGTCAAAACGCTCTTGTAGCTGCCCAGGCATTAGTGGATCTGGGCAGAACGGATGAAGCGGAATCTTTTCTTTTACAGTGGATCACCCAATGGCGACAAACCGGATTCCAGTATTTCGCCGCTTGCGGCGCCATGGAAATGGTCCGGCTGCAAATTCGCAAGGGAGATACCGCACGGGCCTGGGAGTTCCATGATCTCGGCATGCGTCTCTCAACAAACGGACAAAGTCTGCGCGTGGTCAACAGGCCACCAGGATTTATGGAGAATCTGCGTCGTGAACTGCAATTCAAGGAAAAGTCGACTTTCTCCTGGTCCGATTCCGAAGGCGTGGTTGTTCACGTTCAGACCCTGGGCGATTTCGTGATGACCGTGGGCAACCAGATTTTGTACGACCGGAAATGGCGCGGCGAAAGAACAAAGCTGCTCCTCAAAGCCTTGATCGTAAACGGCGGAACCAAGGTTTCCAAAGAATTGCTCGTGGATCTGCTCTGGCCGGACAAGGATGGAGACATGGCCGCGAACAACCTCAAAGTGGCTATTTCCCGGCTTCGCAAGCTTGTGAACAGGGTATTGGGTGATCAGGTGAATTGGTTGGTCGTTACGGACAGTCGCGTTTCAATGGTCAAGCGGCTGTGCCGGGTTGATTGCCTCAGTTTTCAGGAAATGTTGCAAGATGCGTTGCATGCGGAATGCGCCGTCGATGATCTGGCCGGGATTCTGGACGGATACACGGGCGATTTTATTCCGGCCGACGTGACCGGACAGTGGATTGACGAGTATCGACAGCGTCTTCGCAAGGAGTATGTGCAGGGGGTTGTTTATCTGGCTCAACGCTGTCTGCTGACGGGTGAGTCGGAAAAAGCCCTGGAGTATCTTCTCCGGGTTCAAAACATGTCCATGATCAATGAGCAGATCTTTGCCCTGCTCATGCAGACATACTTAAACATGGGGTATCCTTCGGACGCCCTGGCAGTTTTCCGACAGGCCCGTTTTCGCCTGAAAAAGGATTACGACGTCCTGCCCGGAACCACTCTCTTGTCCTTGGCCCGCCAAGCACGGGAAGCTGTTTGA